In the Arachis ipaensis cultivar K30076 chromosome B04, Araip1.1, whole genome shotgun sequence genome, CGCAATAAAAACagcaaaacttttttttttcggttttcgaTTTTTCGGTTCAGTTAGTCGGTTTGGTCGGTCCGGTTCGATTTTGAACACCCCTATGCCACGTGTCataagatgattggttgacgtgtcaagTCAGTGACACCTAACATGCCACGTGttacttgacatgtaaaaaaattatttataatcaaaatagtccctaaaagttcagacgtaagtcattttcatccctaaaattttataaattaatcaaattaatccttataagataaaaagttagaaaaaggttttgaaattaaatttttgaaaaagctgATTATTTTAATATAGTTTTTTAAAAGAGTGAATACCCCATCCGGCCCctaacaattatctcgaaaggacaacgaggcccccaaGAAAAAAAACACCCAATTCGGCCActgataattttttttgggactgattagccccTGTACCAAAAAAAATAACGTTGATTTTTTTTGGtacaggggcctcgttgtcctttcgaagtaattgtcaggggccgggttaggttttttttttgtcaggatattaaaattagtactataaaaaatattttaaatttaatattatgaaaaaaataaaaaaaattatataaaaattaatttgattaatttttaacattttagagatgaaaatgacttacgtctggacTTTTagagactattttgattataaataactattttacatgtcaagtgacacatGGCGTGCTAGgtgtcactgacctgacacgtcaaccaatcatttTGTAACACGTGACATTAACATGCTACGTGGCACTAACGAAAGGACCAATTTAACTTATGGTTTACCTTTCAAAGACTAATATGACTAGAAAAATCATTTGAggactaatttaaaaaatgggATATCTTTTCGGGacaaatttgactattaacctGTATTTTATAACATGTTACTAACTATTTctaattattcaaaataaaaaatttaaataaatctaATTAANNNNNNNNNNNNNNNNNNNNNNNNNNNNNNNNNNNNNNNNNNNNNNNNNNNNNNNNNNNNNNNNNNNNNNNNNNNNNNNNNNNNNNNNNNNNNNNNNNNNNNNNNNNNNNNNNNNNNNNNNNNNNNNNNNNNNNNNNNNNNNNNNNNNNNNNNNNNNNNNNNNNNNNNNNNNNNNNNNNNNNNNNNNNNNNNNNNNNNNNNNNNNNNNNNNNNNNNNNNNNNNNNNNNNNNNNNNNNNNNNNNNNNNNNNNNNNNNNNNNNNNNNNNNNNNNNNNNNNNNNNNNNNNNNNNNNNNNNNNNNNNNNNNNNNNNNNNNNNNNNNNNNNNNNNNNNNNNNNNNNNNNNNNNNNNNNNNNNNNNNNNNNNNNNNNNNNNNNNNNNNNNNNNNNNNNNNNNNNNNNNNNNNNNNNNNNNNNNNNNNNNNNNNNNNNNNNNNNNNNNNNNNNNNNNNNNNNNNNNNNNNNNNNNNNNNNNNNNNNNNNNNNNNNNNNNNNNNNNNNNNNNNNNNNNNNNNNNNNNNNNNNNNNNNNNNNNNNNNNNNNNNNNNNNNNNNNNNNNNNNNNNNNNNNNNNNNNNNNNNNNNNNNNNNNNNNNNNNNNNNNNNNNNNNNNNNNNNNNNNNNNNNNNNNNNNNNNNNNNNNNNNNNNNNNNNNNNNNNNNNNNNNNNNNNNNNNNNNNNNNNNNNNNNNNNNNNNNNNNNNNNNNNNNNNNNNNNNNNNNNNNNNNNNNNNNNNNNNNNNNNNNNNNNNNNNNNNNNNNNNNNNNNNNNNNNNNNNNNNNNNNNNNNNNNNNNNNNNNNNNNNNNNNNNNNNNNNNNNNNNNNNNNNNNNNNNNNNNNNNNNNNNNNNNNNNNNNNtttctattttaatttttaaaccttgttgaaaattgaaaatttttttctctgGACCCAACCAAATGGGAGAAGTCGTTGAATGTTCTCACCAATATATTGCCTAATTCAATGTACAGGCCCATAACCACAATCAATTTATAAAAAGAGAAAACTAGAATAGGGGCATTCCGAGAATTGAACTCGGGACCTCTCGCACCCTAAGCGAGAATCATACCACTAGACCAAATGCCCTTTTTTTGTCTCTATatcaattaaaattataatttaatcagGAAACCGCCAattttttccctccaaaaaatTTGGCACAGAACCCTTATTCTTCGCGCTCCACTTCTCTTTCGATGATGATGAACCATTTTATGCCCTAATTTGCATAGCCATTTCGCAGCAATGGCTTCTTCTAGGGAagacaagaacaagaacaacaaCACATACAGCAGAGACACTTCGATTCATGAAGAATTCGACTTCCTTGATACTCAGCCACTCGACATTCCTGACTCTCCCTCTTGTGggttctctttttcctttttcacttctTCCATTACTCTCTTCAAGCTCACTCTTTTCTCTATTTATTGCTTTACATTAACCACATTTTTTTCCATataatgttttatttatgtttattttgtttttaacaaAAGTTTAAATTTGACGTTTTTTGGGGATTTATTGTTACTGTGTTCAGGTGATGACGAATCGCGCTACTTCGAAGACACAGAGCCTTTTGATGATTGCGATGATGATAATATGGAAGCTGAGCCGATGAACCTCGCAGGCGAGACTCAGGTGTTGGATTTCGCTGGTGAGACTCAGCCGTTGGATGATTTTGACGGTGCTGCTCTTGTTGATGACTGCACACAGTTGCTGAATAAAGAAGGGGATGTTGGATTTGAAAGTGGTGGTGAAGGTGAAGTCGAAGGTTTAGATGGAACTCAGGTTTTAGAGGGTGTGGATGATGATGCGGATGTCTCCGACGGTGGTGATCGTCAATCTGCGTATAACAAGCAGGAGGAAGAGCATGAAAGATTCTCTGATGAGAAATCGTTTGGGAATATTGATTCTATTGAAAATGAACTCAACAGCTCAGGTGAACCCCTTGAACTTTTCTTTTAGGTACATTAACATTGGTGTATATTTGGGGCATTTGATGGATTATTGGGCATATGATATCACTGTCACAAATCTGATCTTAGAGTCTTGGTGCTGATGCCTTTTTGAGCTGCAACCTCATTGGCAACTGTTTGTTGTATACAAGTGTGGTGTATCATTGTTTCTCCTGTTCTACACTGTTTTGTATATAAATTTAATGTCACTGTTCTTTTGGTTGCGCTGGtaaagtttattttatttattacagGTTTGAAGCCACCACGATTTACTTATCTGCGTGTTGAATCTTTAAGGAAAGCTGCTTTAGCTGCTCGCGATGTGGCTTCGAAAAAAACTTCAAATGGGACCAGTTCTGACAAGGGCAATAGCCAGTCTTGTCAAGAACATATGGTTGTAAAGGATAATGATGAATCCTTTCCCAGATGTTATGGGAAAGTTGAAGAAGTTAATCGGGAATGCAGTGGTGGGAAATACAGCGTGGAGATAGAGGGACAGAAGAACAAAAATGCAGACAAGGTTGCTAGCTCAGCAGTGAGGAAACTTTTCAATGATGCTTTGTCCATTGAAACTAATGAACCTTCTCTTGAAAGCAATGATTTTGATGGAGTGGATGAGTTGCCTATCTGCCATGATGGGTTAAGCTATGTCAACTCTCAAGAACCTGGAGAGTTGTCGCAGCTTAATGCTCTTGATTTTGTAGATAGGTTTCTCCACGATAATATCATGGAGTTTGATCAAGATACTAACCGTGTTAAAAATACTACAAGAATAACAACCACCATGCCTTTTTCCGCTAACTCTGCTAAGAATGTGGAGGAAAAATCAAAGTCAGTGGCCAATGGAAAAGGGCAACAAAATTTGGCCAAAAGAGTTACTGATAGGGGCAAAGATGCAAAAGCTGCAGTCTTTGACTGGGATGATAGCCGTGAGGATGAAGGTGGGGGAGACATATACCTTAGAAGAAAGGAGGACTTCTTTTATTGTGAAACTCGTGGATCAAAATCTTTGCCAGTATCCCAGAAGACCAAAGTCTACAGGCCAAATAATGATAAAGATGCTGAGGAAAAGTTAAATATCCCTAGTAGGAAAACTCGTGCAGTTCACTCTGATTCAAGGTTAGGGAGGCATAATCAGAGAGTATGGGATAATACTGTAGAGGAAGCAACAAGAAGAATAACAAGGAACCTTGCTAAGGAGTTGGGTGAACAGCTTGATCCCAACTGTTCTAGAGGAGAGATGGAACCCAAGGCTAATGCAGATGTACGGGAAATGATGGATGTAGGTCTTGATACTCAAATGGCTGCTGAGGCTATGGAAGCTTTATGTGGTGCTGAAACTCTTGCTAATGATACTATTTGTATTACTAGAAGCAGTTCAAAAGGTCAACACAATAATTCTTCTGCTGGAAAATTTGGGCCTGTTGGATCTAGGGATAGTTCAAGGCAGTTTGACAAGAAAAGGAAAGCTGAAGTTAAGTCAGATTTGCAAACTTCAAGTTTATCAAAGAAATGTACAGAAGTCGGACAGTGCAAAAAGGGAAATATTGTTACAAGATCAAAGAGGACTAAGCTAAATGCAGAAGCCATACAAACCTCAGGTGCTAATGAGAATGGAAGAAGAGGAGTTTTGTCTCCAATGGTTGATCAAAGAAAATCAACAGGTGCTTTGAAAATACTTGATCATGGTGAATTAAAGATTCATGATCGCAATGACACAGAAAGTGGAAGGAGTAGAGTTAATGAAAAGCACTTACAGGATGAGGTTTATCATTGTACGCCAATTGCTTGTAGAACTAGACAGTCTTTAACGGTAAATCAATTTAGTGGTAGGATTGGTTCCCTTGAGAAGACTAATGGAACTGGCCTCCATGCAGATGAATCACTGGATCCTAATTCTACTCCAAAAGCAAGTACTGCAGCCATTAGCAATGAGATTGAAATGGATACATTAGATTGTCCTAGAAGAAGGAGATCACTTAGGATTAGGAAGTATTCTGATCATGATAAAGGATCTGAGAATTTAGTAGATTCATCTAAATCATCTGTGCCGCCCAAAGGGAAATCTAGTGCTGGAAATATTCATTCTAGGAGTCCTATTGATTGTAATGTTATAGCTGAGAAGGATGAAAATCTGAAATCGGATGGAAAGAATATTGCAGCTGTCCGGTTGTCTAGCAATAATTTTGAAGTCACCAATTCAGATGAATCGCCAAAAGATTGTCACAAATCCTCTGACTTGGCTTCTGCGACAACGCCAGCTAATTGTAAGACACCAATGAATGATGCTTCACCTGTTTGTATGGGAGATGATTATTACAAGC is a window encoding:
- the LOC107638526 gene encoding uncharacterized protein LOC107638526 — translated: MASSREDKNKNNNTYSRDTSIHEEFDFLDTQPLDIPDSPSCDDESRYFEDTEPFDDCDDDNMEAEPMNLAGETQVLDFAGETQPLDDFDGAALVDDCTQLLNKEGDVGFESGGEGEVEGLDGTQVLEGVDDDADVSDGGDRQSAYNKQEEEHERFSDEKSFGNIDSIENELNSSGLKPPRFTYLRVESLRKAALAARDVASKKTSNGTSSDKGNSQSCQEHMVVKDNDESFPRCYGKVEEVNRECSGGKYSVEIEGQKNKNADKVASSAVRKLFNDALSIETNEPSLESNDFDGVDELPICHDGLSYVNSQEPGELSQLNALDFVDRFLHDNIMEFDQDTNRVKNTTRITTTMPFSANSAKNVEEKSKSVANGKGQQNLAKRVTDRGKDAKAAVFDWDDSREDEGGGDIYLRRKEDFFYCETRGSKSLPVSQKTKVYRPNNDKDAEEKLNIPSRKTRAVHSDSRLGRHNQRVWDNTVEEATRRITRNLAKELGEQLDPNCSRGEMEPKANADVREMMDVGLDTQMAAEAMEALCGAETLANDTICITRSSSKGQHNNSSAGKFGPVGSRDSSRQFDKKRKAEVKSDLQTSSLSKKCTEVGQCKKGNIVTRSKRTKLNAEAIQTSGANENGRRGVLSPMVDQRKSTGALKILDHGELKIHDRNDTESGRSRVNEKHLQDEVYHCTPIACRTRQSLTVNQFSGRIGSLEKTNGTGLHADESLDPNSTPKASTAAISNEIEMDTLDCPRRRRSLRIRKYSDHDKGSENLVDSSKSSVPPKGKSSAGNIHSRSPIDCNVIAEKDENLKSDGKNIAAVRLSSNNFEVTNSDESPKDCHKSSDLASATTPANCKTPMNDASPVCMGDDYYKQSCNRNLSRSCLHKVFRKELQRELRNLSPVSPELTTPSKDSRKRRDMTDVRILYSNHLNEDIIKHQKKILARLGVSVASSIADATHFIADQFVRTRNMLEAIAFGKPVVTHLWIESCGQASCFIDEKNYILRDAKKEKEFGFSMPVSLARASRHPLLEGRRVLITPNTKPSKEIISTLVRAVQGQAMERICRSVLKDNKILDDLLILSCEEDYASCVPFLEKGVMVYSSELLLNGIVIQKLDYERHCLFAEHVKKTRSTVWLRKDDRTFLPVTKCT